A window from Lactiplantibacillus pentosus encodes these proteins:
- a CDS encoding NAD-dependent epimerase/dehydratase family protein, whose amino-acid sequence MQNQSLILVTGANGFLASHIIKQLLTAGYAVRGTLRSLDKAAGVQQTLAGTPNLDQLSFVALDLTQEAGWNDAMQGVTTVMSVAAPVFVNQGQASAAVANAAKDGTLRIMKAATAAGVKRVVMTANLGAVGFSRLDHQRPVTEADWTKVDQAGLSLYEQSKLVAEQAGWDYQRQHPEGPEFTTVNAGAMLGPSLNGHVTGSYNLVNRLLTGQAMPNLVVNVVDVRDVADLEVRVMAAPEAANQRYLAVAPKPVSMAAIRSLIQQQRPQLAAKLTKHLVPDWFVHGLAPFNRQLREANLMMRLNHDVSIQKAEQLGWQPRTADTAVLAAVDTLVKNGLK is encoded by the coding sequence ATGCAAAATCAATCATTAATTTTAGTTACAGGTGCCAACGGCTTTTTAGCGAGTCACATTATTAAACAATTGTTGACGGCGGGTTATGCGGTGCGCGGCACGTTGCGCTCATTAGACAAGGCCGCTGGTGTGCAACAAACTTTGGCTGGAACGCCCAATTTAGATCAACTTTCCTTTGTCGCGCTCGACTTGACCCAGGAGGCTGGCTGGAATGACGCGATGCAAGGGGTCACGACTGTCATGAGTGTGGCGGCACCGGTCTTTGTGAATCAGGGGCAAGCTTCTGCCGCAGTGGCGAACGCAGCCAAGGATGGCACGTTGCGAATCATGAAAGCCGCAACGGCCGCCGGGGTCAAACGAGTCGTAATGACGGCTAATCTAGGTGCAGTCGGGTTTAGTCGTCTAGATCATCAGCGACCCGTAACCGAAGCCGATTGGACCAAAGTCGACCAGGCTGGGCTCTCATTATACGAGCAATCGAAGTTAGTTGCCGAGCAAGCTGGGTGGGACTACCAGCGGCAACATCCTGAAGGCCCGGAATTTACAACGGTCAATGCGGGCGCGATGCTCGGACCATCATTAAATGGTCACGTGACCGGGAGTTATAATTTGGTCAATCGACTCTTAACGGGTCAGGCGATGCCCAATTTGGTCGTTAATGTCGTCGACGTCCGCGATGTTGCTGATTTAGAAGTTCGGGTCATGGCTGCACCGGAAGCGGCTAACCAACGCTACTTAGCAGTTGCACCTAAGCCGGTCTCAATGGCCGCCATTCGCAGCTTGATTCAACAGCAACGGCCCCAATTAGCAGCCAAGCTGACCAAACATTTAGTGCCAGATTGGTTTGTTCACGGCTTGGCCCCATTTAATCGGCAACTCCGCGAAGCCAACTTGATGATGCGGCTCAACCATGACGTCAGCATCCAAAAGGCTGAGCAATTGGGCTGGCAACCACGTACAGCGGACACGGCCGTCCTAGCAGCGGTGGATACTTTGGTGAAGAACGGACTGAAATAG
- a CDS encoding MerR family transcriptional regulator → MTYTIKEVAEKVGLSAYTLRFYDKQGLLPFVSRNQSGYRAFTDGDLHLLHTIICLKNTGMAISDIRQYIDYVMAGPDSIPQRRALLTAHRNAILAEQAKIMKNLQEVDDKLNLYNDPQASELVNQELAQAKSEKQASGLADPFPVTE, encoded by the coding sequence TTGACTTACACCATCAAAGAAGTTGCGGAAAAGGTCGGATTGAGTGCCTATACGCTTCGATTCTATGACAAACAAGGCTTATTACCGTTCGTCAGTCGCAATCAGTCGGGCTATCGGGCCTTCACTGACGGCGACTTACACTTGTTACATACGATTATTTGTTTAAAGAACACCGGTATGGCAATCAGCGACATCCGCCAATATATCGATTACGTGATGGCCGGCCCCGATTCGATTCCACAGCGCCGCGCATTACTGACAGCTCATCGCAACGCTATTCTGGCTGAGCAAGCCAAGATCATGAAGAATTTGCAAGAAGTCGATGACAAATTGAACCTATATAACGACCCGCAAGCGAGCGAACTCGTCAATCAAGAACTCGCCCAAGCTAAATCTGAAAAGCAGGCATCCGGCTTAGCCGACCCGTTTCCAGTCACGGAATAA
- a CDS encoding LysM peptidoglycan-binding domain-containing protein, with amino-acid sequence MKKLVSTIVTTSAAAAGLFFAGVVNANADSTYTVKSGDSVWAIAQKFNTTINNVETTNNIKGHYILPGQKLTIKTSSSNTNSSSSNSTSASTTSSSSTSSTSTSSSSNTTATTSSTSSSTSSSTSTYTGSNLKSYVLSQMESRTGVSASTWNTIITRESNWQPYVVNSTSGAYGLFQNMHISSGSVEEQVNAAVALYEAQGMAAWAL; translated from the coding sequence TTGAAAAAACTTGTAAGTACAATCGTAACTACCTCAGCCGCAGCCGCTGGTTTATTCTTCGCCGGTGTGGTCAATGCTAATGCCGACTCAACTTACACCGTTAAGAGCGGTGATTCCGTATGGGCCATCGCACAAAAATTCAACACAACTATTAATAACGTTGAAACGACCAACAACATCAAGGGTCACTACATCTTACCTGGTCAAAAATTAACTATCAAGACGAGCTCATCAAACACGAACAGCTCATCTTCAAACAGCACGAGTGCTTCGACGACTAGTTCATCATCAACTAGCTCAACTTCAACTAGTTCATCAAGCAACACGACTGCAACCACGAGCTCAACGTCTTCATCAACTAGCTCATCAACTTCTACCTACACTGGTAGCAACTTAAAGAGCTACGTCTTGAGCCAAATGGAATCACGGACTGGCGTTTCCGCTTCAACTTGGAACACCATCATCACTCGTGAATCTAACTGGCAACCATACGTTGTCAACAGTACTAGTGGTGCTTATGGGTTATTCCAAAACATGCACATTAGTAGTGGTTCTGTTGAAGAACAAGTTAACGCCGCCGTTGCTTTATACGAAGCACAAGGCATGGCTGCTTGGGCCCTTTAA